A genomic region of Oncorhynchus mykiss isolate Arlee chromosome 4, USDA_OmykA_1.1, whole genome shotgun sequence contains the following coding sequences:
- the LOC110522082 gene encoding bifunctional protein GlmU produces MASAGSALKVHAVRFGPGQELLCSLLAFVEERNLKAPFIITCVGSVTKATLRLANATAGNTNEVIHLDEHFEIVSLVGTLNKEAHLHICLADKEGKTLGGHVLGDLEVFTTAEVVIGEASDLLFDRQMDHRTGFPELVIQSRSEKN; encoded by the exons ATG GCATCTGCAGGCTCTGCCCTCAAGGTCCACGCAGTACGCTTTGGGCCGGGACAGGAGCTGCTGTGCTCCCTGCTGGCATTCGTGGAGGAGAGAAACCTTAAAGCGCCATTCATCATCACCTGCGTGGGCAGCGTAACCAAGGCAACACTCCGGCTGGCAAACGCCACTGCAGGGAATACCAATGAG GTGATCCATCTTGACGAGCACTTTGAGATCGTGTCCCTGGTGGGCACGTTGAACAAGGAGGCTCACCTCCACATCTGCCTGGCCGACAAGGAGGGGAAGACATTGGGAGGACATGTACTGGGAGACCTGGAGGTGTTCACCACGGCTGAGGTGGTCATCGGTGAGGCCTCTGATCTGCTGTTTGACAGACAGATGGACCATCGCACAGGCTTCCCTGAGCTGGTCATCCAATCCCGCTCTGAAAAGAACTAG